One segment of Acidimicrobiales bacterium DNA contains the following:
- a CDS encoding AIM24 family protein — MIHADFTEFKETTGADPFTLQNKKLLKVFLQYGPVKARIGSMVAYQGEASFSHGGSGGMGGYLKSKMTGEGVPVMDVTGTGEVFLANQATEIQIMYLDNDSIWVNGSNVLAFSASIGYDIKSIGGAGAMAGGMYNVVLTGTGYVAICCDGPPVVLDVASAPTFADPQAVVMWTQGVQMGIKSDVSVKSLIGKGSGETFQMSFSGEGWVMVQPSEGVVRGAGTKTGLGF, encoded by the coding sequence GTGATCCACGCCGACTTCACCGAGTTCAAGGAGACGACCGGAGCGGACCCGTTCACGCTCCAGAACAAGAAGCTGCTCAAGGTCTTCCTGCAGTACGGGCCGGTCAAGGCCCGGATCGGGTCGATGGTCGCCTACCAGGGCGAGGCCTCCTTCTCCCACGGCGGCTCGGGCGGGATGGGCGGCTACCTCAAGTCCAAGATGACGGGTGAGGGGGTGCCGGTGATGGACGTGACCGGCACCGGCGAGGTGTTCCTCGCCAACCAGGCGACCGAGATCCAGATCATGTACCTCGACAACGACAGCATCTGGGTGAACGGGTCCAACGTGCTCGCGTTCAGCGCCTCGATCGGCTACGACATCAAGTCCATCGGCGGCGCCGGGGCGATGGCCGGCGGCATGTACAACGTGGTGCTCACCGGCACCGGTTACGTGGCCATCTGCTGCGACGGGCCGCCGGTCGTGCTCGACGTCGCGTCGGCGCCCACCTTCGCCGATCCCCAGGCCGTCGTCATGTGGACCCAGGGGGTGCAGATGGGGATCAAGAGCGACGTGAGCGTGAAGTCGCTGATCGGCAAGGGGTCCGGCGAGACGTTCCAGATGTCGTTCTCCGGTGAGGGTTGGGTGATGGTCCAGCCCTCCGAGGGTGTGGTCCGCGGGGCCGGGACCAAGACCGGGCTCGGCTTCTAG
- a CDS encoding Nramp family divalent metal transporter — protein MSETGPPADVTPAPRGRRRARWKLWMLVLGPGLIAANAGNDAGGVATYASAGSEFGYRALFVMLLVTVALVVVQEMSARLGAFTGEGLMALIRENFPLRAATFAIVCLVVANLGLVVSEFAGIGAAFELFGVSRYVSIPIAALAIWGVVVLGNYRYAERAFLLLALAFVAYPIAAVLAEPDWGEVAANLAAPNFVADGAFLFIVVALIGTTVTPYMQLYQAAAVADRGTGADDYRMVRTDSIVGSVLANLVSMAIIIATAATIGGSGPLDSAADAARALEPVAGAGAEILFGIGLLGASALAAAVVPLATSYAVAEALGAERSISRTFREAPLFLGIFTALIVVGAGVALIPGNLISLLLGMQVLNGIITPVVLAFILVLANRRSVLGDAVNRPWFRVLATVCVVVIAVLAAAVLVQTVLGWFGVG, from the coding sequence ATGAGCGAGACCGGGCCGCCCGCCGACGTCACCCCCGCACCGCGGGGGCGTCGGCGCGCCCGGTGGAAGCTCTGGATGCTCGTGCTCGGACCGGGCCTCATCGCGGCCAACGCCGGCAACGACGCCGGCGGCGTGGCCACCTACGCCTCGGCCGGCTCGGAGTTCGGCTACCGCGCCCTGTTCGTGATGCTGCTCGTGACGGTGGCGCTGGTGGTCGTCCAGGAGATGTCGGCTCGGCTGGGGGCCTTCACCGGTGAGGGCCTCATGGCCCTGATCCGTGAGAACTTCCCGCTGCGGGCGGCCACCTTCGCCATTGTGTGCCTCGTCGTCGCCAACCTCGGGCTGGTCGTGTCGGAGTTCGCCGGGATCGGGGCGGCCTTCGAGCTCTTCGGGGTGTCGCGGTACGTCTCGATCCCGATCGCCGCCCTCGCCATCTGGGGCGTGGTGGTGCTCGGGAACTACCGCTACGCGGAGCGGGCTTTCCTGTTGCTGGCGCTGGCGTTCGTCGCCTACCCGATCGCCGCGGTGCTCGCCGAACCCGACTGGGGTGAGGTGGCGGCCAACCTGGCGGCCCCGAACTTCGTGGCCGACGGTGCGTTCCTCTTCATCGTGGTCGCCCTGATCGGCACGACCGTCACGCCCTACATGCAGCTCTACCAGGCCGCGGCGGTGGCCGATCGGGGCACCGGGGCCGACGACTACCGGATGGTGCGGACCGACAGCATCGTGGGCTCGGTCCTCGCCAACCTCGTCAGCATGGCCATCATCATCGCCACGGCGGCGACGATCGGCGGCAGCGGGCCTCTCGACTCGGCCGCCGACGCGGCCCGGGCCCTCGAGCCGGTCGCCGGCGCCGGCGCCGAGATCCTGTTCGGGATCGGTCTGCTCGGGGCGTCGGCGCTGGCCGCGGCGGTCGTCCCGCTGGCCACCTCCTACGCCGTGGCCGAGGCGCTCGGCGCGGAGCGGTCGATCTCGCGCACGTTCCGGGAGGCCCCGCTGTTCCTCGGGATCTTCACGGCGCTCATCGTCGTGGGGGCCGGTGTGGCCCTCATCCCCGGCAACCTGATCTCCCTGCTGCTCGGCATGCAGGTCCTCAACGGGATCATCACCCCGGTGGTGCTGGCCTTCATCCTCGTCCTCGCCAACCGCCGGTCCGTGTTGGGCGACGCCGTCAACCGGCCCTGGTTCCGGGTGCTGGCCACGGTCTGCGTGGTCGTGATCGCCGTGCTGGCCGCGGCGGTGCTGGTCCAGACGGTCCTCGGGTGGTTCGGCGTGGGGTAG
- a CDS encoding CBS domain-containing protein gives MVSPLNAPRALRQRRQQRTQRLLALEAVSQSLLSVATLAGSPVVHSSGAEVGRLVDIVVRWEGEPYPPLTGLVVRVGRRLAWVPAGAIEEMAARRVTLRSVRFDLRDVVRRDNEVRLADDVLDHQMVDVDGVRVFRAADLFLARVGPGYRLVGADVGLGTLMRRLGPARWRAQPHPDRVIDWAAIQPFSQPGEPVRMRRPNGELQRLRPGELADLLEELGRSQRQELLDALDEATAADALEEMEPDELRALLREAEPERAASLVARMEPDEAADALRDLDAETRDDLLAAMPTEVAEVLTDLLDYDAATAGGVMTTTILACPGDTTVAEARRRLLGQRVHLGDIDGVLVVDRDGVLVEDVSMGQLFVAEPDQCLRDLETQPTPVTVTVDTPLADVVEAFVENRGSSIVVVEDAGRPVGRILADDVVDALLPDRRRRLSGLLS, from the coding sequence ATGGTCAGTCCCCTGAACGCCCCTCGCGCGCTGCGTCAGCGCCGTCAACAGCGAACCCAGCGGCTGTTGGCCCTCGAAGCCGTCTCCCAGTCCCTGCTGTCCGTGGCCACGTTGGCCGGGTCGCCGGTGGTGCACAGCTCCGGCGCCGAGGTCGGCCGACTCGTCGACATCGTCGTGCGGTGGGAGGGCGAGCCCTACCCGCCGCTCACCGGCCTGGTCGTACGGGTCGGGCGCCGTCTCGCCTGGGTGCCGGCCGGGGCGATCGAGGAGATGGCGGCGCGTCGCGTGACGTTGCGGTCCGTGCGCTTCGACCTGCGTGACGTCGTGCGACGCGACAACGAGGTCCGCCTCGCCGACGACGTGCTCGACCACCAGATGGTCGACGTCGACGGCGTCCGCGTCTTCCGGGCGGCCGACCTCTTCCTCGCCCGGGTCGGACCCGGCTACCGCCTGGTGGGGGCCGACGTCGGGCTGGGCACGCTGATGCGCCGGCTCGGTCCGGCCCGGTGGCGGGCCCAACCTCATCCGGACCGGGTCATCGACTGGGCCGCGATCCAGCCCTTCTCGCAGCCCGGTGAACCGGTGCGCATGCGCCGGCCCAACGGGGAGCTCCAGCGCCTGCGACCCGGCGAGCTGGCCGACCTCCTCGAGGAGCTCGGGCGTTCACAGCGCCAGGAGCTGCTCGACGCCCTCGACGAGGCAACCGCCGCCGACGCCCTCGAGGAGATGGAGCCCGACGAGCTGCGCGCGCTCCTGCGCGAGGCCGAACCCGAGCGGGCGGCGTCGCTCGTGGCGCGGATGGAGCCCGACGAGGCCGCCGACGCGCTCCGCGACCTCGACGCCGAGACCCGTGACGACCTCCTCGCGGCCATGCCCACCGAGGTCGCCGAGGTCCTCACCGACCTGCTCGACTACGACGCGGCCACCGCCGGCGGGGTCATGACCACCACGATCCTGGCGTGCCCGGGTGACACCACGGTGGCCGAGGCACGGCGCCGGTTGCTCGGCCAGCGCGTGCACCTCGGCGACATCGACGGCGTGCTCGTGGTCGACCGGGACGGGGTGCTCGTCGAGGACGTCTCGATGGGCCAGCTCTTCGTCGCCGAGCCCGACCAGTGCCTCCGCGACCTCGAGACCCAGCCGACGCCGGTGACGGTCACGGTGGACACGCCGCTCGCCGACGTCGTCGAGGCCTTCGTCGAGAACCGGGGTTCGTCGATCGTCGTGGTCGAGGACGCCGGGCGCCCGGTGGGGAGGATCCTGGCCGACGACGTCGTCGACGCGCTCCTGCCCGACCGTCGCCGGCGCCTCTCGGGGCTCCTCTCCTGA
- the yaaA gene encoding peroxide stress protein YaaA, whose protein sequence is MRRSPIVLIPPSEGKVAGGRGAPWAPGRSSFPELDERREQVMAALRAAMRRPEAELATLLGVKGEALAAAVAANRAVADAPTMPAIDRYSGVLYDALDAPTLSSRDRGRLRRQVVVVSGLLGLVGPADPVPDHKLKMSATLAPLGRLATWWRAPLTEALAPVVDRRVVWDLLPGEHRAAWAPAIGGPGGPARTISVRFLDETPSRDGERRFTSVSHWNKLLKGSLVRHVLAHQLVDPTGLAGFEHPQGYTYDPGLTEDDGGRITAVMVRPAR, encoded by the coding sequence GTGCGCCGCTCCCCGATCGTCCTGATCCCCCCGTCGGAGGGCAAGGTGGCGGGCGGTCGGGGCGCGCCCTGGGCCCCCGGGCGTTCCTCCTTCCCCGAGCTCGACGAGCGTCGGGAACAGGTGATGGCCGCCCTGAGAGCGGCGATGAGGCGCCCCGAAGCCGAGCTCGCCACACTGCTCGGCGTGAAGGGCGAGGCCCTCGCGGCCGCCGTGGCCGCCAACCGCGCCGTGGCCGACGCACCCACGATGCCGGCCATCGACCGCTACTCGGGTGTGCTGTACGACGCCCTCGACGCCCCGACGTTGTCGTCGCGGGACCGCGGCCGCCTCCGCCGTCAGGTGGTCGTCGTGTCGGGGCTGCTCGGCCTGGTCGGGCCCGCCGACCCGGTGCCCGACCACAAGCTGAAGATGTCGGCGACGCTCGCCCCTCTGGGCCGCCTCGCCACCTGGTGGCGGGCGCCGCTCACCGAGGCCCTGGCCCCCGTCGTCGACCGTCGGGTGGTGTGGGACCTGCTGCCCGGCGAGCACCGGGCGGCATGGGCGCCGGCGATCGGGGGCCCGGGGGGCCCGGCCCGCACGATCTCGGTGCGGTTCCTCGACGAGACCCCGTCCCGCGACGGGGAGCGGCGGTTCACGTCGGTGAGCCACTGGAACAAGCTGTTGAAGGGGTCGCTGGTCCGTCACGTGCTCGCCCACCAGCTCGTCGACCCGACCGGCCTGGCCGGGTTCGAGCACCCGCAGGGCTACACCTACGACCCCGGGCTCACCGAGGACGACGGCGGGCGGATCACCGCCGTCATGGTGCGCCCCGCCCGCTGA
- a CDS encoding metal-sensitive transcriptional regulator → MTTRGYSLTKDQYLTRLRRIEGQVRGLQGMIEEDKYCIDVLTQIASVTKALQGVGLGLLDEHLRHCVVAAAVESDEAGDDELAEAMTAIERLLRT, encoded by the coding sequence ATGACCACGAGGGGCTATTCGCTGACGAAGGACCAGTACCTCACCCGCCTGCGGCGCATCGAGGGCCAGGTGCGGGGCCTGCAGGGCATGATCGAGGAGGACAAGTACTGCATCGACGTCCTCACCCAGATCGCCTCCGTCACCAAGGCGCTGCAGGGCGTCGGCCTCGGGCTCCTCGACGAGCACCTGCGCCACTGCGTCGTGGCCGCGGCCGTGGAGAGCGACGAGGCCGGCGATGACGAGCTCGCCGAGGCCATGACGGCCATCGAGCGGCTCCTGCGCACCTGA
- a CDS encoding cation transporter translates to MTTRTYLVPDITCDHCRNAIETEFAKLPAAELVEVDLNAKTVRVEGDVAEADGRAAIDEAGFDVASVS, encoded by the coding sequence GTGACCACCCGCACCTACCTGGTCCCCGACATCACCTGCGACCACTGCCGCAACGCCATCGAGACGGAGTTCGCCAAGCTCCCCGCGGCCGAGCTCGTCGAGGTCGACCTCAACGCGAAGACGGTCCGGGTCGAGGGCGACGTGGCCGAGGCCGACGGCCGCGCCGCCATCGACGAGGCCGGCTTCGACGTCGCCTCGGTGAGCTGA
- a CDS encoding cryptochrome/photolyase family protein, which translates to MDTVWVLGDQLSRDVGPLRDARPSGVRVLVVESTAKLTAKRWHRQRLHLVITALRRFVEELRDEGFAVDHRHAPTLPAGLAAHRHDHHPSRVVAMSPMSFDGERMLRGEGVEVVPNEQFLCSVEEFGEWADGRRSLRMEDFYRWQRRRLGYLMDGGDPAGGRWNFDAENREPPPKDGRSWPAPILDELDDLDRAVLDELERGPAELWGDAPDGTWPTSRGAAQRRLAHFAEEVLPLFGPHEDAMLRDEWKLAHSTLSPAMNLGLLHPREVVDAATEQWRAGRVPIASAEGFVRQVIGWREYVWGVYRRWMPEYRGLNALGADRALPPALRGEGTHMACVSSTVEGLRRRGWVHHIERLMVLANLALLTGVSPDAVVDWMWASFVDGAEWVMVPNVVGMGLHADGGRMATKPYAAGGAYLNRMSDHCRGCRYDPRRRVGADACPFTTLYWDFLARHEDAFRDNHRMGNQLAAMRRLADLPDVRRRAVEVMAMLDDGTL; encoded by the coding sequence GTGGACACCGTGTGGGTGCTCGGCGACCAGCTCTCGCGGGACGTGGGCCCGCTCCGGGACGCCCGCCCGTCGGGCGTGCGGGTCCTCGTCGTCGAGAGCACGGCCAAGCTCACCGCGAAGCGTTGGCACCGCCAGCGGCTGCACCTCGTGATCACGGCGCTCCGCCGCTTCGTCGAGGAGCTGCGCGACGAGGGGTTCGCGGTCGACCACCGCCACGCCCCGACCCTGCCCGCCGGCCTCGCCGCCCACCGGCACGACCACCACCCGTCCCGCGTCGTGGCGATGTCACCGATGTCGTTCGACGGCGAACGGATGCTACGCGGGGAGGGTGTCGAGGTGGTGCCCAACGAGCAGTTCCTCTGCTCGGTCGAGGAGTTCGGCGAATGGGCCGACGGGCGTCGGTCGCTGCGGATGGAGGACTTCTACCGGTGGCAGCGTCGACGCCTCGGCTACCTGATGGACGGCGGCGACCCGGCCGGTGGCCGGTGGAACTTCGATGCCGAGAACCGTGAGCCTCCTCCGAAGGACGGTCGATCCTGGCCGGCGCCGATCCTCGACGAGCTCGACGACCTCGACCGGGCCGTCCTCGACGAGCTGGAGCGGGGACCGGCCGAGCTGTGGGGCGACGCTCCCGACGGCACGTGGCCGACGAGCCGGGGCGCGGCCCAGCGCCGGTTGGCCCACTTCGCGGAGGAGGTGCTCCCGCTCTTCGGGCCCCACGAGGACGCGATGCTCCGCGACGAGTGGAAGCTCGCGCACTCGACGTTGAGCCCGGCGATGAACCTCGGGCTGTTGCACCCCCGGGAGGTGGTCGACGCCGCCACGGAGCAGTGGCGGGCGGGGCGCGTGCCGATCGCCTCCGCGGAGGGGTTCGTCCGCCAGGTGATCGGGTGGCGCGAGTACGTCTGGGGCGTGTACCGGCGCTGGATGCCGGAGTACCGGGGTCTCAACGCCCTGGGCGCGGACCGGGCCCTCCCGCCCGCCCTCCGCGGTGAGGGCACGCACATGGCCTGCGTGTCCTCCACCGTCGAGGGCCTGCGCCGCCGCGGGTGGGTCCACCACATCGAACGGCTGATGGTGCTCGCCAACCTGGCGCTGCTCACCGGGGTGTCGCCCGACGCCGTGGTCGACTGGATGTGGGCCTCGTTCGTGGATGGCGCCGAGTGGGTGATGGTGCCGAACGTCGTGGGGATGGGCCTCCACGCCGACGGTGGGCGGATGGCCACGAAGCCCTACGCCGCCGGCGGCGCCTACCTCAACCGCATGAGCGACCACTGCCGGGGCTGCCGGTACGACCCCCGCCGGCGCGTCGGTGCCGACGCCTGCCCGTTCACCACCCTCTACTGGGACTTCCTCGCCCGCCACGAGGACGCGTTCCGGGACAACCACCGGATGGGCAACCAGCTGGCGGCGATGCGGCGGCTCGCGGACCTGCCGGACGTGCGTCGGCGGGCCGTCGAGGTGATGGCCATGCTCGACGACGGCACGCTCTGA
- a CDS encoding RNA methyltransferase: MAEGDRRNVVDRYRYWSNAAIVADLDTRRHPFHVAIENWQHDLNIGTVVRTANAFNAAGVHVVGRRRWNRRGAMVTDRYLHVHHHIDVAGLGGWAAAERLPVVAIDIVPGASPLESTPLPPACVLLFGQEGPGLSPEALATADTVCSIAQYGSTRSINVGVAAGIAMHAWIRQHGHALPEPAP, encoded by the coding sequence TTGGCGGAGGGGGACCGCCGCAACGTGGTCGATCGCTACCGCTACTGGTCGAACGCGGCGATCGTGGCCGACCTCGACACCCGGCGTCACCCGTTCCACGTGGCGATCGAGAACTGGCAGCACGACCTCAACATCGGGACCGTGGTGCGCACCGCCAACGCCTTCAACGCCGCGGGGGTGCACGTCGTGGGGCGGCGACGATGGAACCGCCGGGGTGCGATGGTCACGGACCGCTACCTCCACGTGCACCACCACATCGACGTCGCCGGTCTCGGCGGGTGGGCCGCCGCCGAGCGCCTCCCGGTCGTGGCCATCGACATCGTGCCCGGTGCGTCGCCGCTCGAGTCGACGCCGCTCCCCCCGGCGTGCGTCCTCCTCTTCGGCCAGGAGGGCCCGGGGCTGTCGCCGGAGGCCCTCGCCACCGCCGACACGGTGTGCTCCATCGCGCAGTACGGCTCGACTCGGTCGATCAACGTGGGCGTGGCGGCCGGGATCGCCATGCACGCCTGGATCCGCCAGCACGGTCACGCACTCCCGGAGCCCGCCCCCTAG
- a CDS encoding beta-lactamase family protein, which yields MTTTSDRPARSRRRALATVIAVLAIIAASCTDEGDDGGVEGGTIPESGPTVTVPTVPLADLDDLLVRRVERAGLAGAALVVQQDGERLHTFTTGAVDPSTPLRLAESGMWITAATIMSLVDDGLVGLDQPAGTVVAFMSGAPLATVTVRQLLSQTSGLPASIECPTPAACDAAIATTTLLGEPGTVFTLSPVGYHVLARVAEAVTGRDWEAVADERILGPLGLNATRFTEPPREPSAEDPPDAGLLAADGVTTADDLGGFLTMILSRGESPEGRVLEQASVEEMERDQTPALDTSAEPWVGATGIPTYGLGVWRDRLRGDGTSLASMVSAPNRFGVYPLVDRTRNAWAVVAIDDDPVAPLQAVRDSAEVAQLMAAAIDTDGRPVRRPGSTIPR from the coding sequence ATGACCACCACCTCCGATCGTCCGGCCCGGTCGCGCCGACGGGCGCTCGCGACGGTCATCGCCGTCCTCGCGATCATCGCAGCCTCGTGCACGGACGAGGGCGACGACGGCGGCGTCGAGGGTGGGACGATCCCGGAGTCCGGCCCGACCGTGACCGTCCCGACCGTGCCACTCGCCGACCTCGACGACCTGTTGGTCCGACGCGTCGAGCGGGCCGGTCTCGCCGGCGCGGCACTGGTCGTGCAGCAGGACGGCGAGCGGTTGCACACCTTCACCACCGGCGCGGTCGACCCGTCGACCCCCCTCCGCCTGGCCGAGAGCGGGATGTGGATCACCGCGGCCACGATCATGTCGCTCGTCGACGACGGTCTCGTGGGGCTCGACCAACCGGCCGGGACCGTGGTGGCGTTCATGTCCGGCGCGCCGCTCGCAACGGTGACCGTGCGCCAGCTCCTGTCGCAGACCTCAGGGCTCCCGGCCTCGATCGAGTGCCCCACCCCCGCCGCCTGCGACGCGGCCATCGCCACCACGACACTCCTCGGTGAGCCCGGGACCGTCTTCACCCTCAGCCCGGTCGGCTACCACGTGCTCGCCCGCGTCGCCGAAGCGGTCACCGGCCGGGACTGGGAGGCGGTCGCCGACGAACGCATCCTCGGTCCGCTGGGTCTGAACGCCACCCGCTTCACCGAACCACCACGGGAACCGAGCGCGGAGGACCCACCCGATGCGGGCCTCCTCGCCGCCGACGGCGTGACCACCGCCGACGACCTCGGCGGGTTCCTCACGATGATCCTCTCCCGGGGCGAGTCGCCCGAGGGGCGGGTGCTCGAGCAGGCCTCGGTCGAGGAGATGGAGCGCGACCAGACCCCGGCGCTCGACACCAGTGCCGAACCCTGGGTGGGCGCGACCGGGATCCCCACGTACGGGCTCGGCGTCTGGCGCGACCGGCTGCGCGGCGACGGCACTTCGCTGGCGTCGATGGTGAGCGCCCCGAACCGCTTCGGCGTCTACCCGTTGGTCGACCGCACCCGCAACGCATGGGCGGTCGTCGCGATCGACGACGACCCCGTCGCCCCTCTCCAGGCCGTGCGCGACTCGGCGGAGGTCGCCCAGTTGATGGCGGCGGCGATCGACACCGACGGCCGCCCGGTCCGTCGTCCGGGCTCGACCATCCCCCGCTGA